In Thermodesulfobacteriota bacterium, the genomic stretch TACGTGCCGTCTTTCTATGGGTTCACCTATGAGGGGGCGGCGATAAGGGAGATACGGCCCAGGCCGAACGCGAAACCCGTTGTAAGGGCGGCCAAGGCAATGGATGTGAACGGGCTCCCGGTCCCGCGTAGCTTCGTCTACACGCCACATACCGAGTTCAATGAAACCTATTGCGTGGAGGTCGAGCGCGGCTGCGGAAAGGGGTGCCGGTTTTGCGCAGCCGGGTTCCTGTATCTCCCGCCGCGCATGCGCGGTAGCGAAGCAGTGGCCGAGGCGATGGACGAAGGCATGGCGCGGGCCGGAAAAGTGGGGCTCGTGGGCGCGGCAGTATCAGAGTATCCGGAGATAAAGGACCTCCTTAAGAAGGGCATTGGGAAGGAAACGACCGTCACGCTTTCATCCCTCAGGCTCGACGAGCTTGACGAGGGGTTCCTATCGCTTCTCAAGGAAGCGGGATACAGGACCATAACGCTTGCCCCGGAGGCCGGGACCGAGCGGATGAGGGACATAATAAACAAGGGCATCACGGACGCCGGGATAATGGAGGCGGTCCGGCTCATAAGCGAGGCTGGTCTAAGGAGGGTAAGGCTCTATTTCATGGTCGGCCTCCCCGGGGAGGCCGACGAGGACGTGCAGGGCATAATCGACCTTTCGATTAACATAAGGAAGGCGCTCAAGGGCGGGGAGGTCAATCTTAGCCTTAACCCCTTTGTCCCCAAGCCCTGCACCCCTTTCCAGTGGCACCAGTTCGCCTCTCTCGAGGTCATCGAAAAGAGGATGAGCGCGGTCAAGAAGGCGTTGGGAAAGGCCGGAATAACCGTGAGGGAGCTCCCTGCCAAAGAGGCCTTTGTGCAGGCCTATCTTTCAAGGGCCGACAGGAGGGCCGGAACGATAATCGAGGCGGCCTCTCAAAAGGGCTGGAAGAGGGCGATAAAGGGGCAGGAGGAGTTTGTAAAGGAATCGGTATTCCACCCGAGGGGAAAGGACGAGATACTCCCCTGGGACATGATAGACCACGGCATAAAAAAGGACTACCTCTGGAAGGAGTACCAGAAGGGCCTTGCCGGAAAGACGACGCCGCCGTGCATTGTGGGGAAGTGCACGAGGTGCGGGGTTTGCTGAACCATCCAGCATAAGATCAAATTCTTCCCCCTTTGAAAAAGGGGGATAAGAGGGGGATTCAGATGTTTTTAATCACCCCTCGCCCCCCTTTAGAAAGGGGGAAGTTAACGGACAGCAATGCCATCGATGATTCAAAAAAAGAAAACGCGCAGACCGATAATGACCATTGACATAAAAAAACTCCTTCCCCTCGTAAGGAAGCCTTCGAGGTACGTGGGCGGGGAGGTCAATTCGATAAGGAAAGACCTCTCAAGGGTAAAGCTCGCCTTTGGCCTGGGCTTCCCTGACGCCTACGAAATAGGCATGAGCCATCTGGGCATCCAGATACTCTATCAGATACTGAACGGCAGAGAGGATATCGCATGCGAGAGGGTATTCGCGCCCTGGTCCGACATGGAGAAGCTCCTCAGGGAAAGGGAACTACCGCTATCCACCCTCGAATCCGGCATACCGCTAAATGAGCTCGACATACTGGGCCTTTCTCTACAGTATGAGCTTTCCTATACGAACGTCCTCAATATCCTCGACCTGGGCCGCATCCCCTTTTTCGCTAAAGAGAGAAAGAAAGACGACCCCTTTGTCATCGGCGGCGGGCCGGTCGCCTTCAACCCTGAGCCCGTGGCCGAGTTCTTTGACGCCTTCCTTTTGGGAGACGGCGAAGAGGCCGCATTGGAGATAGCCGACGCCGTCGTCGAGTGGAAGGAGAAAGGCAGGGAAAGGGAAGAGGCTTTAAGGGCCCTTGCCCGCATACCGGGCGTCTACGTGCCCTCTTTCTTCGAGCCGGAATATAACGAGGACGGCACCGTGAAGAGGATAGTCCCGCTCATTGAGGGATACGAGAGGGTCGTAAAAAGGACCGTCCCGGACATTAACGCCCTGCCGCTTCCGACCAGGCCGGTCGTGCCCTTCATGGAGACGGTCCACGACAGGGTGAGCGTCGAGATAGCGCGCGGCTGCACAAGGGGCTGCAGGTTCTGCCAGGCCGGGATGATATACAGGCCGGTGAGGGAACGGGAGCCGGCGCTCATAAAGAGGATCATCGAAGAGACATTGAGTAATACCGGCTACGACGAAGTATCGCTTCTTTCCTTGAGTACCGGCGACTATACGGACATAGAAGCGCTCCTCTCAGGGCTGATGAGGAGGTTTTCCGAGGAGAAGGTGGCGGTATCGCTGCCTTCCCTGAGGGTCGGCACCTTGAATTCAGCGCTGGCCTCCGAAATAAGGAAGGTGAGGAAGACAGGCTTTACCCTCGCGCCCGAGGCGGGGAGCGAAAGGTTAAGGCGGCTCATAAACAAGGGCATAACCGAGGAGGACCTCCATGCGGCGGCCCGCGACATATTCACGCTCGGCTGGAGCTCGGTAAAGCTCTATTTCATGATAGGGCTACCCACTGAGACGGAAGAGGACATGCTCCATATAGTCCGGCTTGCCGGGTGCGTTAAGAACATCGGCAAGGAGGCCTCGGGCAGGTGGCCGCAGATAAACGTGAGCGCGTCTTCCTTTATCCCCAAGCCCCATACCCCGTTCCAGTGGGAGCCTCAGATTATGATGGAGGAGGGGATTGAGAAGCAGGCGGTCCTCCGGCGGGAGCTTACGAAACTGAAGCTCGGCTTCAAATGGCACGACGCGGACATGAGCCTCATGGAGGGCGTATTCTCCAGGGGCGACCGGAGGCTCTCGAAGGCGGTTCTCATTGCGTTCAGGAAAGGGTGCAGGTTCGACGGCTGGAGCGAGTTCTTCGACTTTGCGAAATGGAAGGAGGGGCTTTCCGAGGCAGGCCTGGACCCTCATTTCTATACGCTACGGAAGAGGCGCTTTGACGAGGTCTTCCCCTGGGACCACCTTGAAACAGGCGCGACAAAGAAGTTCCTCATAAAGGAGTACGAGAAGGCGCTTGAGCTTGCGGGGACCCCGGACTGCAAGGCAGGCAAGTGCTCGGACTGCGGCCTCTGCGATTGGAAGGCCATAAGGCCCAGGTCCGCCTCCGGCGGGGCGGATCATGGCGCGGATGAGGCGAAAAGGCCCGTTCCGCCGGACGAGGTCTTCAGGACGAGGCTCAGGTATTCGAAAACCGGCGAGGCAAGGCTTTTGAGCCACCTTGAGCTCATGGCCGCTGTCATCAGGGGCATAAGGCGGGCCGGCCTCCCCATAAGGTACTCGCAGGGTTTCCACCCCATGCCCAGGCTCTCGTTCGGGCAGCCTTTGCCGGTGGGTATCGAGTCAGTGGACGAGTACATGGATATGGAGCTGTCCGGAAAAACGGAACCGGCCGGGCTGGTGGAGAAGCTCAACCGGGAAATGCCCGAGGGGATAAGGTTCCTCTCCGCTTCCTTCTTGCCCTTGAAACTTCCGCTCCCCTCTGGTATCATGACTGAGTATATTATCACATTGATGAAGGACGGCCCTCTGGGCTTGGATATAGATTCTGAACGAATTGATGGGCTTTTAAGGGATTTTTTAAGCAGGGACTCCATTCCGGTAAGTATCGAAAAGGAAGGCAGGACAAAGGACGTAGACTTGAGGCCGCTCGTCGGCGGGCTTTCCCGCACCGACGGCCTGACGCTCAGGCTTATGCTCAAAAAAGCCACGGGCGCGTCTGTCCGGCCTCACGACGTGCTCGCGTGCCTTCTCGGCCTGCCAAGGGAATCCGCCTCCTTAATCCCCATCCTGAAGACCAGGTCCGTCCAGTAAAGGCGCTCTTTACCGCTACCGAGAGCGTCCACCGCGGGTATGAAAAACACAAAAACAGAACTTGTTATAAGCTCTAACCCCTTTGAGACCAGGGTGGCGCTTATCGAGCAGGGCAGGCTCTCCGAATTCTACGTGGAGCGCGCCAAGGACAGGGGCATAACCGGCAATATCTACAAGGGCCGTATAGTCAGGGTCCTTCCGGGCATGCAGTCCGCCTTCGTCGAGATAGGCATCCAGAGGACCTCGTTCCTTCACGTCTCCGACATAAAGGAGCCGCCCGAGGGCTTTGAGGAGGACGAGGAGGAGCACAAGCGGCACGCGAACGTCCGCATCCAGGACATCGTGAAGGAGGGCCAGGAGATAATGGTGCAGGCCGCGAAGGAGCCCATCGGCACCAAGGGCGCCCGCGTGACTTCCTATGCATCTCTCCCGGGCCGCTACCTTGTCCTCATGCCCACCTACGACAAGATCGCAATATCGAGGAGGATATCGAGCGAAAAGGAGAGAAGGAGGCTCCGCGAGATAGTCTCTTCCATGCGCCAGCCCGGGTACGGCTTCATCATACGGACCGTCTGCGAGGGCATGAGGAAGGAAGACATCCAGGCGGACATGGAGTTCCTCATAAAGCTCTGGAAGGCCATCCTCAAAAAGAAGGAAGAGGTGCGGACGCCGGGGCTCGTCTGGGCCGAGCTGGACCTTACGCTAAGGACTATAAGGGACCTCTTCTCCGAGGACATAGAAAGGCTCGTAATCGACTCCAGGGACGAGTACGAGCGGGCGAAGAAATTCCTCGATGAGTTCATGCCGCACCTTGCCGGAAGGCTTGAGCTCTACGAGGGCAAGGAAGACGTATTCGACGCGCACGGCGTGGAAATAGAGCTCACCGACGCGCTCGAAAGGAAGGTATGGCTCCGCTCCGGCGGGCATATAGTGATAGACCAGATGGAGGCCTTGACGGCCGTCGACGTAAATACCGGGAAATACGTGGGCAAGAGGAGCTCCGAGGACACGATAGTAAAGACGAACCTCGAGGCGGTAAATGAAATTGTCTACCAGCTCCGCCTCCGGAATATCGGCGGCATCATCGTAATAGACTTCATAGACATGGCAAGGCAGTCCGACAGGGAGAAGGTCTATAACACCCTCAAGGAGGCGTTGAAGGCAGACAAGGCCCGCACCAACATATTGAAGATCTCGGAGCTCGGCATAGTCGAGATGACGAGGAAACGGGTGAGGGAGAGCCTCTCGCAGTCGCTCTGCGAGCCCTGTCCCTATTGCGACGGGAACGCCCAGATAAAGGCCAAGGACACCATAATAATGGACATATACAGGGAGCTTGCGAGGGAGCTTCCCTTGAGGAAGAAAAAGGCGACCATCTACGTGAGCCCGTCGATCTCCGAGCGCATAAAGGAAGACCCCGCGCCCATACAGGATATAGAGCGCAAATTCGGGAAAAAGGTCTTTATTAAGCCGGTAGAGAGGTTCCATCAGGAAAGATACGAGATCATCTGAAGGCAACCGTAAAAATTGATCTTTTTCCCGGACTCTTTGTCAGGCCGCGAATAAAAATGCTCACATATCATCATATTTGCTCCGCTTTTTATTCCCGGCCTTCCTTGATTGAGGGAAAAA encodes the following:
- a CDS encoding radical SAM protein, translating into MPGGSPISWSIKKKIREALSIERGTVYKEHGGRLRLALVYPNTYGVGMANLGFQSVYMLANDMEDCACERAFLPDKDTLLEHERTGTPLLSYESQTPLADFDVIAFAIPFEEDYANAIRILDLAGIGARAAERAGQGPLIAAGGVGVSLNPEPLADFMDFFLIGEAEGSLRPVLEDIKRGIETGRGRGETLDALDSFSWVYVPSFYGFTYEGAAIREIRPRPNAKPVVRAAKAMDVNGLPVPRSFVYTPHTEFNETYCVEVERGCGKGCRFCAAGFLYLPPRMRGSEAVAEAMDEGMARAGKVGLVGAAVSEYPEIKDLLKKGIGKETTVTLSSLRLDELDEGFLSLLKEAGYRTITLAPEAGTERMRDIINKGITDAGIMEAVRLISEAGLRRVRLYFMVGLPGEADEDVQGIIDLSINIRKALKGGEVNLSLNPFVPKPCTPFQWHQFASLEVIEKRMSAVKKALGKAGITVRELPAKEAFVQAYLSRADRRAGTIIEAASQKGWKRAIKGQEEFVKESVFHPRGKDEILPWDMIDHGIKKDYLWKEYQKGLAGKTTPPCIVGKCTRCGVC
- a CDS encoding TIGR03960 family B12-binding radical SAM protein; translation: MTIDIKKLLPLVRKPSRYVGGEVNSIRKDLSRVKLAFGLGFPDAYEIGMSHLGIQILYQILNGREDIACERVFAPWSDMEKLLRERELPLSTLESGIPLNELDILGLSLQYELSYTNVLNILDLGRIPFFAKERKKDDPFVIGGGPVAFNPEPVAEFFDAFLLGDGEEAALEIADAVVEWKEKGREREEALRALARIPGVYVPSFFEPEYNEDGTVKRIVPLIEGYERVVKRTVPDINALPLPTRPVVPFMETVHDRVSVEIARGCTRGCRFCQAGMIYRPVREREPALIKRIIEETLSNTGYDEVSLLSLSTGDYTDIEALLSGLMRRFSEEKVAVSLPSLRVGTLNSALASEIRKVRKTGFTLAPEAGSERLRRLINKGITEEDLHAAARDIFTLGWSSVKLYFMIGLPTETEEDMLHIVRLAGCVKNIGKEASGRWPQINVSASSFIPKPHTPFQWEPQIMMEEGIEKQAVLRRELTKLKLGFKWHDADMSLMEGVFSRGDRRLSKAVLIAFRKGCRFDGWSEFFDFAKWKEGLSEAGLDPHFYTLRKRRFDEVFPWDHLETGATKKFLIKEYEKALELAGTPDCKAGKCSDCGLCDWKAIRPRSASGGADHGADEAKRPVPPDEVFRTRLRYSKTGEARLLSHLELMAAVIRGIRRAGLPIRYSQGFHPMPRLSFGQPLPVGIESVDEYMDMELSGKTEPAGLVEKLNREMPEGIRFLSASFLPLKLPLPSGIMTEYIITLMKDGPLGLDIDSERIDGLLRDFLSRDSIPVSIEKEGRTKDVDLRPLVGGLSRTDGLTLRLMLKKATGASVRPHDVLACLLGLPRESASLIPILKTRSVQ
- a CDS encoding Rne/Rng family ribonuclease — protein: MKNTKTELVISSNPFETRVALIEQGRLSEFYVERAKDRGITGNIYKGRIVRVLPGMQSAFVEIGIQRTSFLHVSDIKEPPEGFEEDEEEHKRHANVRIQDIVKEGQEIMVQAAKEPIGTKGARVTSYASLPGRYLVLMPTYDKIAISRRISSEKERRRLREIVSSMRQPGYGFIIRTVCEGMRKEDIQADMEFLIKLWKAILKKKEEVRTPGLVWAELDLTLRTIRDLFSEDIERLVIDSRDEYERAKKFLDEFMPHLAGRLELYEGKEDVFDAHGVEIELTDALERKVWLRSGGHIVIDQMEALTAVDVNTGKYVGKRSSEDTIVKTNLEAVNEIVYQLRLRNIGGIIVIDFIDMARQSDREKVYNTLKEALKADKARTNILKISELGIVEMTRKRVRESLSQSLCEPCPYCDGNAQIKAKDTIIMDIYRELARELPLRKKKATIYVSPSISERIKEDPAPIQDIERKFGKKVFIKPVERFHQERYEII